A genomic segment from Nocardiopsis sp. Huas11 encodes:
- a CDS encoding lipase family protein — translation MRKNAMTMVAFDHTTTDYGLDHALCLAHAAKLAYADEGTAREQAREWGFDRFRFFEADFSPPFALDHTQAYVMAGGDMIIAAFRGTEPTQIMDWLSDAKAPMVPHSSKKGMVHWGFDTALEAIYPQMLVALEELRTNDQTLWFTGHSLGGALAMLAAARVSLVDPELTADGVYTFGQPRTCDQKLASAYDGALRGRTHRFVNNNDIVPRVPPGPLYAHVAEERYIDADGHLREKAPGLFGGLVDRAKGYADDITSLRPDADGLTDHFVDAYITCLQSAGR, via the coding sequence ATGAGGAAGAACGCCATGACCATGGTCGCCTTCGACCACACCACCACCGACTACGGCCTGGACCACGCGCTGTGCCTGGCCCATGCGGCCAAGCTCGCCTACGCGGACGAGGGCACGGCCCGCGAGCAGGCCCGGGAGTGGGGCTTCGATCGCTTCCGCTTCTTCGAGGCCGACTTCTCCCCGCCCTTCGCCCTGGACCACACGCAGGCCTACGTCATGGCCGGCGGCGACATGATCATCGCGGCCTTCCGCGGGACCGAGCCCACCCAGATCATGGACTGGCTGTCCGACGCCAAAGCGCCCATGGTCCCCCACTCGTCCAAGAAGGGCATGGTGCACTGGGGGTTCGACACGGCCCTGGAGGCGATCTACCCGCAGATGCTGGTGGCGCTCGAGGAGCTGCGAACCAACGACCAGACCCTGTGGTTCACCGGCCACAGCCTGGGCGGAGCGCTGGCCATGCTCGCCGCCGCGCGCGTCAGCCTGGTCGATCCGGAACTGACCGCCGACGGCGTCTACACCTTCGGTCAGCCCCGCACCTGCGACCAGAAGCTGGCCAGCGCCTACGACGGCGCCCTGCGGGGGCGCACCCACCGCTTCGTCAACAACAACGACATCGTTCCCCGGGTGCCGCCGGGCCCGTTGTACGCGCACGTGGCCGAGGAACGCTACATCGACGCCGACGGACACCTGCGGGAGAAGGCCCCGGGTCTGTTCGGCGGGCTGGTGGACCGCGCCAAGGGGTACGCCGACGACATCACCTCGCTCAGGCCCGACGCCGACGGTCTGACCGACCACTTCGTCGACGCCTACATCACCTGCCTTCAGAGCGCCGGCCGCTGA
- a CDS encoding DUF2716 domain-containing protein yields the protein MDTGALLAAHDAHVRTHVPDPPPLGAVVERDGPLVSVHYGTHAVVDHTDTTRADVHGLVRRVQDTARRRTEPVEWRVHSHDSAGLAEALLAAGFTPGWERSVLVAPLDAIPDVAPPSVHALLPGTHHYADQALLMSENGGPHRRALSEQKRDGIRFECIDLKLIRDDEVTALAWFHLLQGTPFVAVEGMSTPCPALLSAMAERTRPTMPRTWGWWNAGIRFVVAEADGDLRRMYLGAGFHEVTTVRSQHWSPPGVPADQRPVRQLLFEPEHDDLWDRFYARFSFAPSVNVHPAIREPAESVTWFLDGPGPALDQAIVPELLALARADEPLYWLDWNHAGYRFDPSRVGGPGRPGVPGQVFPDGDYYIYTTADLRLGTFGHPWENTLCVFGRELLDRVEDGVTALLGEPTRRGGRNTHRVWTFGPDPR from the coding sequence GTGGACACCGGTGCACTGCTGGCCGCTCACGACGCCCACGTACGCACTCATGTCCCCGATCCCCCTCCGCTCGGCGCGGTCGTGGAACGCGACGGACCGCTGGTGAGCGTCCACTACGGCACCCACGCCGTGGTCGACCACACCGACACCACAAGGGCCGACGTGCACGGTCTCGTCCGGCGCGTCCAGGACACGGCTCGCAGGCGGACCGAACCTGTCGAGTGGCGCGTCCACTCCCACGACAGCGCCGGCCTGGCCGAGGCCCTGCTCGCCGCCGGGTTCACCCCCGGGTGGGAGCGCTCGGTCCTGGTCGCACCGCTGGACGCCATCCCCGACGTCGCTCCGCCCTCGGTGCACGCGCTTCTGCCAGGGACTCACCACTACGCGGACCAGGCTCTGCTCATGTCCGAGAACGGCGGACCGCACCGACGTGCGCTCTCCGAGCAGAAGAGGGACGGGATCCGTTTCGAATGCATCGATCTGAAGCTGATCCGGGACGACGAGGTCACGGCGCTGGCCTGGTTCCACCTCCTCCAGGGCACACCGTTCGTCGCGGTGGAGGGCATGAGCACCCCGTGTCCCGCACTGCTCAGCGCCATGGCGGAGCGGACCCGGCCGACCATGCCCCGCACCTGGGGATGGTGGAATGCCGGAATCCGCTTCGTCGTCGCCGAGGCCGACGGTGACCTGCGGCGGATGTACCTCGGCGCGGGGTTCCACGAGGTGACGACAGTCCGCTCCCAGCACTGGTCCCCGCCGGGAGTCCCGGCCGACCAACGACCGGTGCGGCAACTTCTCTTCGAACCCGAGCACGACGACCTGTGGGACCGCTTCTACGCGCGGTTCTCCTTCGCGCCCAGCGTGAACGTCCACCCGGCCATCCGCGAACCCGCGGAGTCGGTCACCTGGTTCCTGGACGGTCCCGGACCCGCGTTGGATCAGGCCATCGTGCCCGAACTGCTCGCTCTCGCCCGCGCCGACGAGCCCCTCTACTGGCTGGACTGGAACCACGCGGGCTACCGGTTCGACCCGAGCCGCGTCGGCGGCCCCGGTCGCCCGGGCGTGCCAGGCCAGGTCTTCCCTGACGGGGACTACTACATCTACACCACGGCCGACCTACGGCTGGGAACGTTCGGACACCCCTGGGAGAACACCCTGTGCGTGTTCGGCCGAGAGTTGCTGGACCGTGTCGAGGACGGCGTCACCGCGCTCCTGGGCGAGCCCACACGCAGGGGCGGCCGGAACACGCACCGTGTGTGGACCTTCGGTCCCGACCCCCGCTAG
- a CDS encoding DUF5959 family protein, protein MTDAERTLELFRFEDPGQSIAVEVQCGEPLDGADGRHFDACVVVRSGFVHGRVGLVVSPEDLDDWERCLDALQAGERAEWPRGERTAWVEVVPEEPVDVTVRDAPSTQIAVRMPIDDPSDWVQENRLRLDRLREAVQAQAQA, encoded by the coding sequence GTGACCGACGCAGAACGAACGTTGGAACTCTTCCGATTCGAGGATCCGGGACAGAGCATCGCCGTTGAGGTGCAGTGCGGTGAACCACTGGATGGCGCGGATGGGCGACACTTCGACGCTTGTGTCGTGGTGAGGAGCGGTTTCGTTCACGGTCGGGTCGGGCTGGTGGTGTCGCCCGAGGACCTGGATGACTGGGAGCGCTGCCTTGATGCGCTTCAGGCGGGGGAGCGGGCCGAGTGGCCCAGAGGAGAACGGACCGCCTGGGTCGAGGTGGTGCCCGAGGAGCCTGTGGACGTGACCGTGCGGGATGCGCCATCGACACAGATCGCGGTGCGCATGCCGATCGATGACCCTTCCGACTGGGTGCAGGAGAATCGGTTGAGGTTGGATCGCCTCCGCGAGGCCGTGCAAGCGCAAGCGCAAGCGTGA
- a CDS encoding ricin-type beta-trefoil lectin domain protein encodes MLTAALTTLLAVPAGAASAASPAAAAPAAPVTPAAPAAEAAELDASRFGGVNWAAPGDNFIDGPVVPEGLSESDDYATVRAKADAVYSGFESTVGANTVRLPINTYSVPGTAWGDAYFGAVDAATDRGMQVILSYWEDGAASGGRIDDEAAFFAMWDAVVDEYGSTDLVYFEPMNEPHGYSASAWADLAVDWVERYPSVPRDRMIVSGSGYNGEVVSVCGDSRLDGTYVSLHLYAFQFDSMSYDEWVNLFRERIGSCGARTVLDEFGAPMDDGRDYNESDSSDNFVRYIRAATDTVQDLGMGSVYWPALGGKHTYRPDYDWYSLFALHGSGTDLSLSVRNPTGIDRLTYAFGLSGRTPDTGLANVGVPGCLDVPGGTQENRTQVQIYDCNGGSNQQWTRTATGEITVYGGAKCLDALGGAGDDGTRVGIYDCNGQDNQRWTFHSDGTLRSAASGLCLDVSRETSKAQLWSCWGGDNQQWQVV; translated from the coding sequence GTGCTGACGGCCGCGCTGACCACACTGCTCGCCGTACCGGCCGGCGCCGCGTCCGCCGCCTCGCCGGCCGCGGCGGCACCGGCGGCCCCGGTGACTCCGGCAGCGCCGGCGGCCGAGGCGGCCGAGCTGGACGCCTCCCGGTTCGGCGGCGTGAACTGGGCGGCTCCCGGAGACAACTTCATCGACGGCCCCGTCGTCCCCGAGGGGTTGAGCGAGTCCGATGACTACGCGACCGTCAGGGCCAAGGCCGACGCCGTCTACAGCGGGTTCGAGAGCACCGTCGGCGCCAACACCGTCCGGCTGCCCATCAACACCTACTCCGTCCCCGGCACGGCGTGGGGCGACGCCTACTTCGGGGCCGTCGACGCCGCGACGGACAGGGGCATGCAGGTGATCCTCTCCTACTGGGAGGACGGCGCCGCCTCCGGAGGCAGGATCGACGACGAGGCCGCCTTCTTCGCGATGTGGGACGCCGTCGTCGACGAATACGGGTCCACCGACCTGGTCTACTTCGAGCCGATGAACGAGCCCCACGGGTACAGCGCCTCCGCGTGGGCCGACCTCGCCGTCGACTGGGTCGAGCGCTACCCGTCCGTCCCCCGGGACCGGATGATCGTGAGCGGCAGCGGCTACAACGGCGAGGTCGTCTCGGTCTGCGGCGACAGCCGCCTGGACGGAACCTACGTGTCGCTGCACCTGTACGCGTTCCAGTTCGATTCCATGAGCTACGACGAGTGGGTGAACCTGTTCCGGGAACGGATCGGTTCCTGCGGCGCCCGCACGGTTCTGGACGAGTTCGGCGCCCCGATGGACGACGGCCGCGACTACAACGAGTCGGACAGCTCGGACAACTTCGTGCGGTACATCCGCGCCGCCACCGACACCGTCCAGGACCTCGGCATGGGCTCGGTCTACTGGCCGGCCCTCGGCGGCAAGCACACCTACCGGCCCGACTACGACTGGTACTCCCTCTTCGCCCTCCACGGCAGCGGCACCGACCTGTCGCTGAGCGTGCGCAACCCCACCGGGATCGACCGGCTCACGTACGCGTTCGGCCTCAGTGGCCGCACGCCCGACACGGGGCTGGCCAACGTCGGCGTCCCGGGCTGCCTCGACGTCCCCGGAGGGACGCAGGAGAACCGCACCCAGGTCCAGATCTACGACTGCAACGGCGGATCGAACCAGCAGTGGACCAGGACGGCCACGGGGGAGATCACGGTCTACGGCGGCGCGAAGTGCCTGGACGCCCTGGGAGGGGCGGGCGACGACGGCACAAGGGTCGGCATCTACGACTGCAACGGCCAGGACAACCAGAGGTGGACCTTCCACTCCGACGGCACCCTGCGCAGTGCCGCGTCCGGCCTCTGCCTGGACGTGAGCCGGGAGACGTCCAAGGCCCAGCTGTGGTCCTGCTGGGGCGGCGACAACCAGCAGTGGCAGGTCGTCTAG
- a CDS encoding substrate-binding domain-containing protein produces the protein MTEDRPFAHQRRERLMGEVRRHGTVRVRDLARLLEVSELTVRRDIAALSARGLLTKVHGGATLPTELHPGQDPPRRKRPEPTPLTIGMVVPSLDYYWPRVVGGARAAAAALGVQLQLRGSSYDQAEDRRQVRRLIEAGQVQGLLLAPTLDGEGVDEMVDWIGDLPVPTIMVERQVPHWTPTASQLEWVRSDHALGLEMAVRHLHEHGHRRVGLVLSEGSPTSAHLVQGWFKACEELDLPSDFVVRQGVSLYVPGHRRIIEGILDRCRRSGSTALIVHSDPDAISVAQYLTEQGVAIPDDIALVGYDDEVAHLAQPAITAVRPPKARVGRVAVEMMVARLMEGRRRPGQRVLVLPELNLRESSVKSTESL, from the coding sequence ATGACCGAAGACCGTCCGTTCGCTCACCAGCGCAGGGAACGGCTCATGGGCGAGGTGCGCCGACACGGCACCGTGCGGGTCCGCGACCTCGCCAGGCTGCTGGAGGTCAGCGAGCTGACCGTGCGGCGCGATATTGCCGCCCTGTCCGCACGAGGCCTGCTCACCAAGGTGCACGGGGGCGCCACCCTGCCGACCGAACTCCATCCGGGCCAGGACCCGCCGCGCCGGAAGCGCCCCGAGCCGACGCCCTTGACGATCGGCATGGTCGTGCCCTCCCTGGACTACTACTGGCCGCGGGTCGTCGGTGGCGCACGCGCGGCCGCCGCCGCTCTCGGCGTCCAGCTCCAGTTGCGCGGCTCCAGCTACGACCAGGCCGAGGACCGCCGCCAGGTCAGACGGCTGATCGAGGCCGGGCAGGTGCAGGGCCTGCTGCTGGCCCCGACCCTCGACGGTGAGGGCGTCGACGAGATGGTCGACTGGATCGGCGACCTGCCGGTGCCGACGATCATGGTGGAGCGACAGGTCCCCCACTGGACGCCGACCGCGAGTCAGCTGGAGTGGGTGCGCAGCGACCACGCGCTGGGTCTGGAGATGGCCGTACGCCACCTCCACGAGCACGGTCACCGCCGTGTCGGACTGGTGCTGTCCGAGGGCAGCCCGACGTCCGCCCACCTTGTCCAGGGCTGGTTCAAGGCCTGCGAGGAACTCGACCTGCCCAGCGACTTCGTGGTCCGGCAGGGGGTGTCCCTCTACGTGCCGGGCCACCGCCGGATCATCGAGGGCATCCTGGACCGGTGCCGCAGGTCCGGGAGCACGGCCCTGATCGTGCACAGTGACCCCGACGCCATATCCGTGGCCCAGTACCTCACCGAGCAGGGGGTCGCGATCCCGGACGACATCGCGCTCGTCGGCTACGACGACGAGGTCGCCCATCTCGCGCAGCCGGCGATCACGGCCGTCCGACCGCCCAAGGCCCGCGTCGGCCGGGTCGCGGTCGAGATGATGGTCGCCAGGCTCATGGAGGGCCGGCGCCGCCCCGGACAGCGCGTGCTCGTCCTGCCGGAGCTGAACCTGCGCGAGTCCTCGGTCAAGAGCACCGAATCACTGTGA
- a CDS encoding sugar ABC transporter substrate-binding protein, producing the protein MHAHHHRPPGTPLPPRRRVRAAASATLLLLAGVGCAAERDPDVYTIMNSGTDEPYHSWDQEVMDACGAQAGVRVDQLSVPADQLVPKALRMASSGSLPDVISLDGSDLPQFAEAGGLVPLEDLGLPTDDLTESALAFGSHEGVYYGAARSVNSLGLFYNAAVLAEEGIEPPTSWEELRSSAAALTEGDRYGLAISALSTEDGVYQFLPWLWSNGGDERELSSPESVEALQYIVSLVDAGSVSPSVVNWTQADANDQFIAGNAAMMINGPWQMPVLREHPELDWAVVEIPVPEAGDTSVAPIGGEAYTVPVNVDHPGREQVAAALVACLTTAEAQLDWSTKGSNVPLDPGAAEEYSEQVPELAPFVDQVRTARSRTEHVGTEWNTYSQAIGTALQAALTGRSSPQDAMGRAQEQVESQVEGRS; encoded by the coding sequence ATGCACGCACACCACCACCGCCCGCCCGGAACACCCCTCCCACCCCGCCGCCGGGTCCGCGCAGCCGCGAGTGCGACGCTGCTCCTCCTGGCGGGCGTCGGCTGCGCGGCCGAACGCGACCCCGACGTGTACACGATCATGAACTCGGGCACCGACGAGCCCTACCACTCCTGGGACCAGGAGGTCATGGACGCCTGCGGCGCGCAGGCGGGCGTGCGGGTGGACCAGCTCAGCGTGCCCGCCGACCAGCTGGTCCCCAAGGCCCTGAGGATGGCCTCCTCCGGCTCGCTGCCCGACGTCATCTCCCTCGACGGATCGGACCTGCCGCAGTTCGCGGAGGCCGGCGGCCTGGTCCCGCTGGAGGACCTCGGACTGCCCACGGACGACCTCACCGAGAGCGCGCTCGCCTTCGGCAGCCACGAGGGCGTCTACTACGGCGCGGCCCGTTCGGTGAACTCGCTCGGCCTGTTCTACAACGCGGCCGTCCTCGCCGAGGAGGGGATCGAGCCCCCGACGAGCTGGGAGGAGCTGCGCTCCTCCGCCGCCGCGCTGACCGAGGGCGATCGTTACGGCCTCGCCATCAGCGCCCTGTCCACCGAGGACGGCGTCTACCAGTTCCTGCCCTGGCTGTGGTCCAACGGCGGCGACGAACGGGAACTGTCCTCCCCCGAGTCGGTGGAGGCGCTCCAGTACATCGTCTCCCTGGTCGACGCCGGATCGGTGTCCCCGTCGGTGGTCAACTGGACCCAGGCCGACGCCAACGACCAGTTCATCGCGGGCAACGCGGCCATGATGATCAACGGCCCCTGGCAGATGCCGGTGCTGCGCGAGCATCCCGAACTCGACTGGGCCGTCGTGGAGATCCCTGTCCCCGAGGCCGGGGACACCTCCGTCGCCCCGATCGGCGGGGAGGCCTACACCGTCCCGGTCAACGTCGACCACCCCGGCCGCGAACAGGTCGCCGCCGCACTCGTGGCCTGCCTGACCACGGCGGAGGCGCAGCTGGACTGGTCGACCAAGGGCAGCAACGTGCCGCTCGACCCCGGGGCGGCCGAGGAGTACAGCGAGCAGGTCCCGGAACTGGCGCCCTTCGTGGACCAGGTGCGCACGGCGCGCAGCAGGACCGAACACGTGGGCACCGAGTGGAACACCTACTCCCAGGCCATCGGCACCGCGCTGCAAGCGGCGCTCACCGGCAGGTCGAGCCCGCAGGACGCCATGGGGCGGGCACAGGAGCAGGTCGAGTCGCAGGTGGAGGGCCGCTCATGA
- a CDS encoding carbohydrate ABC transporter permease has protein sequence MRAPATARRRALTPWLFLAPALVYLLLFFGYPLVRNVVMSFQDYTFATYFTGEAPFNGLENWRAVFANELFAASLWRTLLFTAGSLAGQFGIGMALAVFFSRRFPLSGVMRSLLLLPWLIPMVVAGTVWRRVLDQETGVLNEALQALHLTSAAVPWLSSPDHALLSVVLVNIWIGIPFNMVILYGGLQEIPAELREAAVLDGAGPLRTFFSVTLPLLRPVVTVVLVLGFMSTVKILDLVLALTGGGPAHSTETLGTLTYQLSFLQLDFGQGAVVGNVLIIISMVFAALYLRANRGGGTR, from the coding sequence ATGAGGGCCCCGGCGACCGCACGGCGGCGGGCCCTCACACCGTGGCTGTTCCTCGCCCCCGCGCTGGTCTACCTGCTGCTGTTCTTCGGGTATCCGCTGGTCCGCAACGTGGTGATGAGCTTCCAGGACTACACATTCGCCACGTACTTCACGGGCGAGGCGCCGTTCAACGGCCTGGAGAACTGGCGGGCGGTGTTCGCCAACGAGCTGTTCGCCGCGTCCCTGTGGCGGACCCTGCTGTTCACGGCGGGCTCGCTGGCCGGACAGTTCGGCATCGGCATGGCGCTCGCGGTCTTCTTCAGCCGCCGGTTCCCGCTGTCCGGGGTCATGCGGTCCCTGCTCCTGCTGCCGTGGCTGATCCCCATGGTGGTGGCGGGCACGGTCTGGCGCCGGGTCCTGGACCAGGAGACCGGGGTGCTGAACGAGGCGCTCCAGGCACTGCACCTCACCTCGGCGGCTGTTCCATGGTTGAGCAGTCCCGACCACGCGCTGCTGTCGGTGGTGCTGGTCAACATCTGGATCGGCATCCCCTTCAACATGGTGATCCTCTACGGCGGCCTCCAGGAGATCCCGGCGGAGCTGCGCGAGGCCGCCGTGCTCGACGGCGCCGGGCCGTTGCGCACCTTCTTCAGCGTGACCCTGCCCCTGCTGCGGCCCGTCGTGACCGTGGTGCTGGTGCTGGGCTTCATGTCCACCGTGAAGATCCTGGACCTGGTGCTGGCGCTCACCGGCGGCGGTCCCGCGCACTCCACCGAGACGCTGGGCACCCTCACCTACCAGCTGTCGTTCCTCCAGCTCGACTTCGGCCAGGGCGCCGTCGTCGGCAACGTCCTGATCATCATCAGCATGGTGTTCGCCGCGCTGTACCTGCGCGCCAACCGCGGAGGTGGCACCCGATGA
- a CDS encoding carbohydrate ABC transporter permease: MSAVPNKAGSAASPPRGPAGRDRSPASTPRTPARWPRVTRRARGDAVSLVFGVLVLGFLLFPLYWMLNTALQPGAATADLPWFPRTIDFGNFQRAWESQAANLATSLLVALGAVAVCLTVATPAAYALARLRMRAANAVVFAILITQMVPGIVVANALYNAYVELGLVNSYAGLILADASLGLPFTIVLMRAFMVSIPEEVIEAGMIDGAGRLRVLLSIVLPMSRNALITGGLFTFLFAWSDFLFALTLNTTDAVKPVTLGIYEYIGAHVGDWGAVMAVAVLSSVPAAVLLVVAQKYVAAGISSGVGK; the protein is encoded by the coding sequence ATGAGCGCCGTTCCGAACAAGGCCGGCAGCGCGGCCTCCCCACCGAGGGGCCCGGCCGGGCGGGACCGGAGTCCCGCCTCCACGCCTCGAACCCCGGCCCGGTGGCCGCGGGTGACGCGCAGGGCGCGCGGCGACGCCGTGAGCCTCGTGTTCGGGGTCCTCGTCCTGGGGTTCCTGCTGTTCCCCCTGTACTGGATGCTCAACACCGCGCTGCAACCCGGCGCCGCGACGGCCGACCTCCCGTGGTTCCCCCGCACGATCGACTTCGGCAACTTCCAGCGGGCCTGGGAGTCGCAGGCGGCCAACCTGGCCACCTCCCTCCTGGTGGCCCTCGGGGCGGTCGCGGTGTGCCTGACCGTCGCCACCCCGGCCGCCTACGCCCTGGCGCGGCTGCGGATGCGGGCCGCGAACGCGGTCGTGTTCGCCATCCTCATCACGCAGATGGTGCCGGGCATCGTCGTCGCGAACGCCCTGTACAACGCCTATGTCGAACTGGGCCTGGTCAACTCCTACGCGGGGTTGATCCTGGCCGACGCGTCCCTGGGCCTGCCGTTCACGATCGTCCTCATGCGGGCGTTCATGGTGTCCATCCCCGAGGAGGTGATCGAGGCGGGAATGATCGACGGCGCCGGACGGCTGCGCGTCCTGCTCTCGATCGTGCTGCCCATGAGCCGCAACGCGCTGATCACCGGCGGGCTGTTCACGTTCCTGTTCGCGTGGTCGGACTTCCTCTTCGCGCTGACCCTGAACACGACCGACGCGGTCAAGCCCGTGACGCTCGGCATCTATGAGTACATCGGCGCGCACGTCGGGGACTGGGGAGCGGTGATGGCCGTGGCCGTGCTCTCCTCGGTGCCCGCGGCGGTGCTGCTGGTCGTCGCCCAGAAGTACGTGGCGGCCGGGATCTCCAGCGGCGTGGGCAAGTGA
- the yicI gene encoding alpha-xylosidase: MKFTDGFWRMREGVRAHYAREARDVRIHDDRFTLYAPVRPIGHRGDTLNTSLVTVDCWSPAPGVIGVRTTHLEGSVRRTPEFDVRGEPGAVASVRRGGDTIELTSGELSLRVAAEGPWRMEFVADGTTLTSVDEKGTGFVEDADGAHHMLGRLSLGIRELVYGMGERFTPFVRNGQTVDIWQADGGTSSEQAYKNVPFYLTNRGYGVFAAHSGPVSFEVGSESVGQVQFSVEDHALTYYVVHGRSPKEILDRYTALTGRPALPPQWSFGLWLSTSFTTSYDEETVNRFVDGMADRGVPLSVFHFDCFWMREFHWCDFEWDPEVFPDPVGMLSRLKARGVRTSVWINPYIAQRSALFEEGSRLGHLVRRADGTVWQWDMWQAGMALVDFTSPDAREWYADKLKALLDMGVDCFKTDFGERIPTDVVWADGSDPQGMHNYYAQLYNATVFDLLRRERGEGEAVLFARSATAGGQSFPVHWGGDCASTFEAMAESLRGGLSLGLSGFGFWSHDIGGFEGTPCPALFKRWLAFGLLSSHSRLHGSRSYRVPWEFDEEATDVARAFTRLKCELMPYLFGAAVQAHERGTPVMRAMLLEFPDDPTCHHLDTQYMLGDDLLVAPVRSSDGSVEYYVPEGEWTRLLTGETVRGPGWHREVHGFDSLPLLVRPHAVLPVGSVSDRPDYDYTDGLTLRVYGGGAANAASAPVVVTVPAADGSAAAVFRTSWSEGVVTVAADPAPAGEWKVLLVGVSGAAPADASTEGVETDGGTLASAPVGAARLSLRVD, translated from the coding sequence ATGAAGTTCACCGACGGCTTCTGGCGGATGAGGGAGGGTGTCCGCGCGCACTACGCGCGCGAGGCGCGTGACGTCCGGATCCACGACGACCGGTTCACGCTGTACGCACCGGTGCGTCCGATCGGGCACCGGGGGGACACGCTCAACACGTCGTTGGTGACGGTCGACTGCTGGTCTCCCGCTCCCGGTGTGATCGGCGTGCGGACCACGCACCTGGAGGGGTCGGTCCGGCGCACGCCGGAGTTCGACGTGCGCGGCGAGCCCGGCGCGGTCGCCTCGGTCCGGCGCGGCGGCGACACGATCGAGCTGACCAGCGGGGAGCTGTCGCTGCGGGTGGCCGCCGAGGGGCCGTGGCGGATGGAGTTCGTCGCCGACGGAACCACGCTGACCAGCGTCGACGAGAAGGGCACCGGGTTCGTGGAGGACGCCGACGGCGCCCACCACATGCTCGGCCGGTTGTCGCTGGGCATCCGCGAACTCGTGTACGGCATGGGCGAGCGGTTCACCCCGTTCGTGCGCAACGGCCAGACCGTGGACATCTGGCAGGCCGACGGGGGCACGAGCAGCGAACAGGCCTACAAGAACGTCCCGTTCTACCTGACCAACCGGGGTTACGGGGTGTTCGCCGCGCACTCGGGCCCGGTGTCGTTCGAGGTCGGCTCGGAGTCGGTGGGCCAGGTGCAGTTCAGCGTGGAGGACCACGCCCTCACCTACTACGTCGTCCACGGGCGCAGCCCCAAGGAGATCCTGGACAGGTACACCGCGCTCACGGGCCGTCCCGCGCTGCCGCCGCAGTGGTCGTTCGGGCTGTGGCTGTCCACGTCGTTCACGACCTCCTACGACGAGGAGACGGTCAACCGGTTCGTCGACGGCATGGCCGACCGGGGCGTGCCGCTGAGCGTGTTCCACTTCGACTGCTTCTGGATGCGCGAGTTCCACTGGTGCGACTTCGAGTGGGATCCGGAGGTGTTCCCGGACCCCGTCGGCATGCTCTCCCGGCTCAAGGCGCGGGGGGTGCGGACCTCAGTGTGGATCAACCCCTACATCGCCCAGCGTTCGGCGCTGTTCGAGGAGGGCTCCAGGCTCGGCCACCTGGTCCGGCGGGCGGACGGGACGGTGTGGCAGTGGGACATGTGGCAGGCGGGGATGGCGCTGGTCGACTTCACCTCCCCCGACGCCCGGGAGTGGTACGCGGACAAACTCAAGGCCCTGCTCGACATGGGAGTGGACTGCTTCAAGACCGACTTCGGCGAACGGATCCCGACCGACGTGGTGTGGGCGGACGGCTCCGACCCGCAGGGCATGCACAACTACTACGCGCAGCTCTACAACGCGACGGTGTTCGACCTGCTGCGCCGTGAACGGGGCGAGGGGGAGGCGGTCCTCTTCGCGCGCTCGGCCACGGCCGGCGGCCAGAGCTTCCCGGTGCACTGGGGCGGCGACTGCGCCTCGACGTTCGAGGCGATGGCGGAGAGCCTGCGCGGCGGGTTGTCGCTGGGACTGTCGGGGTTCGGGTTCTGGAGCCACGACATCGGCGGATTCGAGGGCACGCCCTGCCCCGCCCTGTTCAAGCGGTGGCTGGCGTTCGGCCTGCTCTCCTCGCACAGCAGGCTGCACGGCAGCCGTTCGTACCGCGTCCCGTGGGAGTTCGACGAGGAGGCGACCGACGTGGCCCGCGCGTTCACCCGTCTGAAGTGCGAGCTCATGCCCTACCTGTTCGGCGCGGCCGTGCAGGCCCACGAGCGGGGCACGCCGGTGATGCGCGCGATGCTCCTGGAGTTCCCCGACGACCCGACCTGCCACCACCTCGACACGCAGTACATGCTCGGCGACGACCTCCTCGTCGCCCCCGTCCGGAGCTCGGACGGCTCGGTCGAGTACTACGTGCCCGAGGGGGAGTGGACCCGTCTGCTCACGGGCGAGACCGTGCGGGGACCCGGCTGGCACAGGGAGGTCCACGGCTTCGACTCCCTGCCCCTGCTCGTGCGGCCGCACGCGGTCCTGCCCGTGGGGTCGGTGAGCGACCGACCCGACTACGACTACACGGACGGGCTGACGCTGCGCGTGTACGGGGGCGGGGCCGCGAACGCGGCGTCCGCTCCGGTGGTCGTGACCGTGCCCGCCGCCGACGGGTCCGCCGCCGCGGTCTTCCGGACCTCGTGGTCGGAGGGCGTGGTGACGGTGGCGGCCGATCCGGCTCCCGCGGGGGAGTGGAAGGTCCTCCTGGTCGGGGTGTCCGGCGCCGCCCCCGCCGACGCCTCCACGGAGGGGGTGGAGACCGACGGCGGAACCCTGGCGTCGGCCCCGGTCGGCGCCGCCCGCCTCAGTCTCCGCGTGGACTGA